The genomic stretch AAAGAGAAGAAAGTTAAACCCCCAGTAAATAAACCAGCCTATACTTAAGTGGTAGACAGCAGAATGAGAAAAAAATTCAATCACTGCTTTATTTAATATGAGCTTTTTTGTCCATATTCAAGGCCGATCCAGTGTTCTAAGTTCAAAACGTTTCTTATTTACTGGTCAGAACAGCAGGATCTGCTGCACGCTTTTTACCTACTTTTTTCCAGGGATTATTTCGCTGATAGCGTTTTTCCAGGAAATCCAGACTTGCCCAATACCAAGGCACTAAATTTGATTTCAAAAAAGGAAAGGAAAGTGGATCACCACCCAACCAAGGCACAAATGGATTTCGACGTGCATAAGCCCATAGTTCAATCCTCACCGAAGGTTTGAGACTTTTTGCTCTGGCATGAAAACCATAGGTATCCGCAATTACCAATGTATTTGCTTTCACAGCAAAAGCTTGCGGCTTCGCATAGCCTAATTCAAGTACTTCCTCTTCAGAGACTCGAAAAGAACCTCGACGTGTCATGGCATCCGTTTTAGCTGTGATTGACTCAGATTTCTGCTGTTCCCAATTTAAGCGTTCAGGATTCAAATGATGGGAGCCGGGTACATAGACAAAAGGGCCCTCATCTGCAGTGACATTTTCTAAAAACAACCAGGCTTTTGCACTGGAGTGAAAAGTATCACTATGTAAATTCGTTTGAGGATCTGCTTTGGCCTTTCTGACATGCGAAAAGATAACTTGCAGATAAGAGATGGGCTGAACTTTAAAACTGGCAACATAATTCAGCAGGTTTCGCCATTCATCTGAATATAGGAAGTGTTGGGTGACAGGCATGTGCTTCAAGGTTTTGCCATCTAATGCCATACGGCGAGTCACCGTATCCCCTTGTAGGGTTTCCCGTGTTTCTAGCGGAGTCATCAGTAATTCTTGTTTTAATTGCGCGAACTCTTCTGTAGCTAAAAAATTTTCTCTGAATATAAATCCATTTTTTTGAAAACTTTCAACATCTGCGGGAGGAATAAACTTCGCTAACTTTGATCTGCGTTGGGCTGCCATTTGTGCAGCAAACTGTACCCGAAACCGATGCAAACCCAATTGATTTAATTTGGAATTCCCTAATATAGAATTAGATTCGAAGGATTTGGACTGTGTGACCAAAGCCAGACTATCCAATATAAATTTTCCTGGAGATTTAACCAATATCTTGCCCAACTCCTGAGCTGCAGCTATTTTTTTTTGTTTTTGCTGATCTAGTTTTTTAATATTTTCAAAAACATCTTTTTTAAAGAAATTCAATTGGATTAACCCTGTTCTGTATTTGATCAATATTTCAAAAAATTATAACCAAAAACAAACTCTCCCGGTAATACTTCTGTTCAATCATTTTCCACCCTAACCAGTAATCATAAAAAACAGTGTTTTTAAAATCTAGAAGATGTTTAAAAAGCCCTCATCAAAAGATCAGGGCTTTTTATATTTCACCAACGCATCAGATGAACTCAAGCTAGCAAACCACTAGCCACAATACAGAGTCCATTTTCAATATAATTAAAAGGTAATTCGCTGATAGTCACGGTATTGCGGTGTCCAGAAATTATGCTCTATTGCTAGCTGTAATTCTTCTACACTAACTTTCGGTGCTACTCCGTCTTCAATCGCAGCAAGCGCTACTTTTAAGGCAATCTGCTTCGAAATTGACTGTAAACAATCCAGATTCGGCAGTAAATCTGCCTGAGGGTCTTTCAGTTTCGGAGAACAGTCCGCCAAGGCATTACTCGAGGCCATCAGCATATTATCTGTGACACGTTTCGCACCTGAAGCAACTACACCCAGACCGATACCCGGAAAAATATAAGAGTTATTGCATTGGGAGATATGATGAATCTGTCCCTGATAATTCACTGGTGCAAATGGGCTACCTGTCGCAATCAATGCTCTGCCATTGGTCCATTGCAAGATATCGGCCGGAACAGCTTCTACGCGGGAAGTCGGGTTAGATAAAGGGAAAACAATCGGTTGTACACTATTTTCAGCCATGGCTTCAATCACTTCCTGAGTGAATAGACCTGGCTGTCCAGATACACCTATCAGTACCGTCGGTTTGGCACGTTTGACCACATCCAGTAGAGAAATCATACTCTCTGCATCTGCCCAGCTTTCTACATTTTCAAGCGGCTGTGCAAGTTTGCGCTGGAAATCCAATAAATTCGGCTGATTTTCTGTGATCAGGCCAAAGCGGTCGACCATAAACACACGTGCACGTGCTTCAGCATCACTTAAGCCTTCAGCAACCATTTGCTTAACGATCTGTTCTGCAATCCCGCAACCGGCTGAACCAGCACCCAAGAAAGTAACCACCTGATCTTTAAGCTGTTTGCCTGCTGCACGCGAAGCAGCAATCAGGCTGCCGACAGACACCGCAGCGGTGCCCTGAATATCATCATTGAAACAACAGATTCGATCACGGTATTTTTCCAGCAAAGGCATGGCATTTTTCTGTGCAAAGTCTTCAAACTGAATTAAGGCATCTGGCCAGCGCTGTTGAATCGCCCGAATCACCGTCTCGACAAAAGCATAGTATTCATCGCCGCTGATTCGTGGTTCACGCCAGCCCATATAAATCGGGTCATTTAACAACTGCTGATTATTGGTACCGACATCAAGAGTAATCGGTAAGGTATAGGCCGGACTGATCCCGCCACATGCGGTGTAGAGTGCCAGTTTTCCAATGGGAATCCCCATACCACCAATGCCCTGGTCTCCAAGACCAAGAATGCGCTCACCATCTGTAATCACAATCACTTTCACGTTCTTTTTATTGATATTGTGAATAATCTGGTCGATCTGATCACGGTCAGGATAGGAAATAAAGATCCCACGATGACGGCGATAAATATCAGAAAAGCGCTGACATGCCTCACCCACAGTCGGGGTATAGATAATCGGCATCATCTCACTGAGGTGATTTTCAATCAGATGGTAAAACAGG from Acinetobacter lwoffii encodes the following:
- a CDS encoding phytanoyl-CoA dioxygenase family protein, which codes for MAAQRRSKLAKFIPPADVESFQKNGFIFRENFLATEEFAQLKQELLMTPLETRETLQGDTVTRRMALDGKTLKHMPVTQHFLYSDEWRNLLNYVASFKVQPISYLQVIFSHVRKAKADPQTNLHSDTFHSSAKAWLFLENVTADEGPFVYVPGSHHLNPERLNWEQQKSESITAKTDAMTRRGSFRVSEEEVLELGYAKPQAFAVKANTLVIADTYGFHARAKSLKPSVRIELWAYARRNPFVPWLGGDPLSFPFLKSNLVPWYWASLDFLEKRYQRNNPWKKVGKKRAADPAVLTSK
- a CDS encoding NAD-dependent malic enzyme — translated: MPRENLNSKRPLYIPYAGNTLLELPLLNKGSAFSEEERRSFNLHGLIPHVTETIEEQSQRSYQQYCAFSSDINKHIYLRNIQDTNETLFYHLIENHLSEMMPIIYTPTVGEACQRFSDIYRRHRGIFISYPDRDQIDQIIHNINKKNVKVIVITDGERILGLGDQGIGGMGIPIGKLALYTACGGISPAYTLPITLDVGTNNQQLLNDPIYMGWREPRISGDEYYAFVETVIRAIQQRWPDALIQFEDFAQKNAMPLLEKYRDRICCFNDDIQGTAAVSVGSLIAASRAAGKQLKDQVVTFLGAGSAGCGIAEQIVKQMVAEGLSDAEARARVFMVDRFGLITENQPNLLDFQRKLAQPLENVESWADAESMISLLDVVKRAKPTVLIGVSGQPGLFTQEVIEAMAENSVQPIVFPLSNPTSRVEAVPADILQWTNGRALIATGSPFAPVNYQGQIHHISQCNNSYIFPGIGLGVVASGAKRVTDNMLMASSNALADCSPKLKDPQADLLPNLDCLQSISKQIALKVALAAIEDGVAPKVSVEELQLAIEHNFWTPQYRDYQRITF